Proteins from one Desulfocurvus vexinensis DSM 17965 genomic window:
- a CDS encoding ethanolamine ammonia-lyase subunit EutC — translation MSKAGPIVTPDLWSELRRFTQARISLGRCGVSLPLAESLAFRLAHAQARDAVWQPFRMAELAGELEGAGLECLRLHSAVADRGEYLTRPDKGRRLDEASRELLAARAAGAAGGAGGPEGGAREPEGASRASRNAAGSPPGAAPGASPDVAGATSCAASHAAPGMAPGGAPGVAPGGASGAAPNGAPEGAPGVASSGAQGATPGGVPDVVLVVGDGLSARAVHETAGPLVRRLVPVLRGAGLSVGPVCLVENARVAVADEVGALLGARVSVILIGERPGLSSPNSLGIYLTHGPRPGTTDEARNCISNVRPGGLSLDEAVRKLAYLLEEALALGLSGVALKDKMPPAYLPFGTPAPPALES, via the coding sequence ATGAGCAAGGCCGGACCCATCGTCACCCCCGACCTGTGGAGCGAACTGCGCCGCTTCACCCAGGCGCGCATCAGCCTGGGCCGCTGCGGGGTCAGCCTGCCCCTGGCCGAGAGCCTGGCCTTTCGCCTGGCCCACGCCCAGGCCCGCGACGCCGTGTGGCAGCCGTTTCGCATGGCCGAGCTGGCCGGGGAGCTGGAAGGGGCCGGGCTGGAATGCCTGCGCCTGCACAGCGCCGTGGCCGACCGGGGCGAATACCTGACCCGCCCGGACAAGGGCCGCCGCCTGGACGAGGCCTCGCGGGAACTGCTTGCGGCGCGCGCGGCGGGCGCGGCGGGCGGAGCCGGGGGGCCGGAGGGCGGAGCCAGGGAGCCGGAGGGCGCCTCCCGGGCCTCGCGGAACGCGGCGGGTTCGCCCCCGGGCGCGGCCCCGGGTGCCAGCCCGGACGTGGCGGGCGCGACCTCCTGCGCCGCTTCCCATGCCGCTCCGGGCATGGCCCCGGGCGGTGCCCCAGGCGTGGCCCCGGGCGGCGCCTCGGGCGCGGCTCCAAACGGTGCCCCGGAAGGTGCCCCGGGCGTGGCTTCGAGCGGTGCCCAGGGTGCGACCCCGGGCGGCGTCCCGGACGTGGTCCTGGTGGTGGGCGACGGTCTGTCCGCGCGCGCGGTGCACGAGACCGCCGGGCCCCTGGTGCGCCGTCTGGTGCCCGTGCTGCGCGGGGCGGGGCTTTCCGTGGGCCCGGTGTGCCTGGTGGAGAACGCGCGGGTGGCCGTGGCCGACGAGGTGGGGGCCCTTCTGGGCGCCCGGGTTTCGGTGATCCTCATCGGTGAGCGCCCGGGGCTCAGTTCGCCCAACTCCCTGGGCATCTACCTGACCCACGGCCCGCGCCCCGGCACCACCGACGAGGCCCGCAACTGCATCTCCAACGTGCGTCCGGGCGGCCTGAGCCTGGACGAGGCCGTGCGCAAGCTGGCCTATCTGCTGGAAGAGGCCCTGGCCCTGGGCCTGTCGGGCGTGGCCCTCAAGGACAAGATGCCCCCCGCCTACCTGCCCTTCGGCACCCCCGCCCCCCCGGCCCTGGAGAGCTGA